From a region of the Leptidea sinapis chromosome 6, ilLepSina1.1, whole genome shotgun sequence genome:
- the LOC126965059 gene encoding keratinocyte proline-rich protein-like produces MKTAIYFALLLVAAVAASEKSTEEKVPLEKKLDKRGLFNLGYGYGISGLDIGYIGSGHGVGGAYQYSGDEGLAHGYGINLGGHTDVTRTITLVKGVPVAYPVDRPVPYPVEKHVPYPVKVPVPQPYEVVKHVPVHVKEYVKVPVHVPAPYPVEKKVPYPVHVPVDRPYPVKVLVPQPYPVEKHVPYPVKVPVPQPYPVEKHVPYPVEVKVPVPQPYPVVKHVGYPVKVPVDRPYPVHVPAPYPVERPVPVAVPVEKPVAYPVHVPVDRPYPVHVEKPVPVPVKVPVPEPYPVYKHIPYEVEKPVPYPVKVPVDRPYPVHVDRPVPVEVERPVPVPVKVPYLVNGHENNQYSSYGSNGGYGSYGGYGSNGGYGGSYYEH; encoded by the exons ATGAAAACAGCG ATTTATTTTGCTCTCCTGCTGGTAGCAGCGGTTGCTGCCAGCGAGAAGTCAACCGAAGAAAAGGTACCGCTGGAAAAGAAATTGGACAAACGCGGTCTTTTTAACCTAGGATATGGTTATGGCATCAGCGGTCTTGATATTGGATATATCGGCAGCGGACATGGAGTCGGCGGTGCTTACCAGTACTCAGGCGATGAAGGCCTAGCTCATGGCTACGGCATCAACCTCGGTGGACATACTGACGTCACCAGGACCATCACCCTCGTCAAAGGAGTCCCAGTCGCTTATCCCGTTGATAGACCAGTGCCTTACCCAGTCGAGAAACACGTACCTTACCCAGTCAAGGTTCCAGTACCTCAACCCTACGAAGTAGTCAAGCATGTACCAGTTCACGTTAAGGAATACGTTAAAGTACCAGTCCACGTCCCAGCTCCATACCCAGTAGAGAAGAAGGTGCCATACCCAGTGCACGTCCCAGTCGACAGGCCCTACCCCGTCAAGGTTTTAGTTCCTCAGCCTTACCCAGTTGAAAAGCACGTCCCGTACCCAGTCAAGGTCCCAGTGCCTCAGCCCTACCCCGTCGAGAAACACGTGCCATACCCAGTCGAAGTTAAAGTTCCCGTCCCACAACCTTACCCAGTAGTCAAACACGTCGGATACCCCGTCAAAGTTCCAGTTGACAGGCCTTACCCAGTCCACGTACCTGCTCCATACCCAGTTGAAAGACCAGTTCCTGTTGCTGTGCCCGTTGAGAAACCAGTCGCATACCCAGTCCATGTACCAGTCGACAGGCCATACCCCGTTCACGTAGAAAAGCCAGTGCCAGTGCCTGTAAAAGTACCAGTTCCAGAGCCCTACCCAGTATACAAGCACATTCCTTATGAAGTCGAGAAACCAGTGCCTTACCCAGTTAAAGTGCCAGTTGACAGGCCGTACCCAGTCCACGTAGACAGGCCAGTTCCAGTCGAAGTTGAAAGGCCAGTGCCAGTCCCAGTGAAGGTACCTTACCTAGTCAATGGTCACGAGAATAACCAATACAGCAGCTACGGAAGCAATGGAGGCTACGGAAGCTATGGAGGCTACGGAAGCAATGGAGGCTACGGAGGCTCATACTATGAGCACTag